The window GAAGATGCGCGGGGAAAACCACAGCTCGCCGACCGTCACCCGCTCCAGCAGTTCTTCGAAGCCTTGAATGTGGTCCTTGTCAGGATGCGTGATGGCGAACGCCGAGAGGTAGGGCTTTCCATCCACCTTCGGCAGATGTTCCTCAAGGTAGTCGATGACCGGAGCGCAGTCCGTCTCCTCGTCTTCCGACTTCTGACTGTGTCGGAGGTCAACCTGGAACACGACCTCGTTCGGACGCACCACGAACGTCGTGCTGTCACCCGTGCCGACCGGCCAAAAATATACGCACTTCTCGTCGAACATCTCGTCCCCCCCATGTTCCAACGTAAGGCTACCTTATATGCCCTAAGTGCAAATATCATAACAAAACCAATGCGTGCAGGATGAACACTACGGCAACGGCCGTCACGGGTCGTCTTGAATTCTGATCTCACCTTGTAGGTCAGCACACATGGAAGAGAGCGGGCCACACCCATCAGGGCATGGTCCGCTTGAAGATCAGGCTTTCAATTGACGCAAGCCTTCCGCGAGCAGCCAGAGCGCCCGGTTGAGCCGGACGTTCTGGTCGATGCCCTGGACAGGCCGGGTGCGCTGCTGGCGCCCATTGGCGCTGCGGCCAGTCAGGCCGCCTTTGACGAGGTTCTCCTGGACCCGGTTGAACGTCGACCACAGGTCCGCATGGTTGTCGTCGAAGCGACGGGGACGCAGGATCTGGCTTTCCGTGATCGGCAGGGTCTTGCCAGGTTCGTCGTACTTGAGGACCAGGGCCGATCTCGCGAAGACCTCGGCCTCGCCATCGTCGAGCGTGATGGCACGCATGGCGTCGCGCGAGTCCTGCATCTGCTCGAAGCCATGCAGTACCTCGTAGGCGCCCTCGATCACATCGTCGGTGACGTTGCCCTTGTGAGGCACACGGACGTCGGCGAACGTGTCGCCGCACACCAGGCCGTTCTGGCAGACGAAGCGGAACATTCCGGCCAGCATCTGGTAGCTGCTGGTGCCATCGTGCGAGTTGAGCAGGATGATCTCGTTCGCCTCGGTGCCGTTGATCTGGCTCGCATGGCGAAGGCGCAGCATGTGCTTGGTATAGTCGCGGTGGTCCTCCTGGCGCACGCGAGTCTGGCACACCATGAAAGGCTGGAAGCCTTCCTTGCGCAGTTCAGCCAGCACAGCCGCCGTGGAGATGTAGCTGTACCGCTCGGAGCGGCTTTCGTGCGGGGTGTCCGCGAAGATGGAGGGCGCGACGGTGCGAATCTGGTCATCCGACAGTGGCTGATTCGACCGCAGCACCGGGGAACAACAAGCGAAACGGGATGCGAGTTGCATGACGATCTCCTTGAATAAGAGACCGGGGCCCCGCCCACCGGGGAGGAACCCCGGCGGTTGGTGGAACGCCGCTGACGCGGCGGTGGGAATCAGGCCTTGACGAGATGCCAGTCCTGGGACAACGGAGCGAACGCGTAGCCCAACACACCGAGACGGTCGCACTGCTGACGCAGGATGCGGCGATCGACGGTGGCGTCGAGTTTGACTACATCGCCCAGCGGCCAGAGCGAGCCGAACAGTGCAGCATCGTCGGCCGAAACCTCGGATGCCGCTGCGGCCGGCTCGCTGCCGAACGGCGTGGTGTCGACCAGGGGGTCGCGCGAGGAACGCGACTTCGACTTGGCAGTGGCCTTCATCGAGTCCGGTGCGGGCGCCTGCGTTTCCTCGTCGATCGGATCGACCTCCTGCGGACTCAGCCGGCGGGCTTCGTCGCGGCTCAAGGCGTCGATGTTGGACAACGTCATCCCGCCCAGGAGGGCGCGAATTTCAATGACCATGCGGCCGTTGGCGCTGTACGTAGAGGGGCGAATCTCAGCGATGACGAAATCGCCCTCGTACTTGCCTTCGGTGTACTGGTCGAGCTCGGCGTTCTTCACGACGAACTCGCCGATGGAGGTCGCGAGGCGGCCGACGTTGAAATCGCCGTTGCGACCGTGGATAGTCTTGATGGCCAGTTGGCCGGGGATGGTGATCATGAAGGTCTCCTGCTGACGATGAGAAGACAAGACCCCGGTAAGGGGCCTTGTGGATCAGAACGACTCGGCAACGGCCAATGCAGAAGCATCGGCAGAGTCGTCGTCAGCAGCATCCGCGGCCGGCTTGGAAGGCTCCGCTGCTGGGGCTTGCTGTGCGGCGGGCACGTCGGTCGTCACAGGGACTTCCGGAGTGCACTCGTCGGTCTCGGTCGGCTTGGACTCGGCCTTGTAGGCGAGCTTGCCGTCGACTTTGATCCAACTGACGAACAGCAGGCGGGCCTTGAGGCTCACCCCCTGCTCGCCGGCACGCTTCCCCTTGGAGTAGGTGAAGGTGTCGGTCCACAGGTCGCCCAGACGGAAGCCGATCATCACCTTCTTCTCGGCGTCGACCGCCTGGATGCAGCGGCGCACCAGGTGCTGCGCTTCCGAACCCGATACGCGCGTGTCGAAACGCACGTACGAGACGTCATCGCTGGGACCGTTCAGGGCCGCGATGTCGCAGGCCAGGAACGCATCGCCTTTCTTGGGCTTCACTTCGCGGATGCGATTCAGATACCCGAGGCCGGTGATGTGCAGATCGAAGTAGGACTTTTCGGTGGAAGTGGTCATGGCGGATCTCCTGAAGGACAAAGAGGCGGAGACACACCCGACCCAGGCGGGGAAGGTGTGGAAACCCCCGCGTGGGTTGATGGAACAGCTTGGTGGCATCACCATCGGAAACCGATGGGCGTTCGCGCGTGGATGCCGGTGCGAACTGGGATGATCAGCGCGGTCGGAACCGCGCCGTAGCCCTGAGGATCGTGGCTACCTGGGCATGTTGCTGACGGGAGTCAGCGAAACATGGTGAGAAGCGTGGCACCAACACGGCATCTACGCGAGCGGATATCGCGATTCGTCAATGTCCGCATTGGTGGAACTTCCGTCATCAAGCGTCCATGACACGGAGGATGGCGACATGTTTTTTCTGGGCTGGACTCGGCTCGAAGCGGTCGTTCCTGTTGCTTCGGGCTGAAAGGCTGCCGACGATTTATTCGAGCCATCCCACCCCGAAAGGCGCGCAATCGCAATTGCGGTCCGGCGTACAATCGGACGTGACAGCGAGCGGCACGGTCGCCGCGACGCGTCGTTATCCTCTTTGCCCCCGGAGAATTCACGTCGTCATGGATCTCAGCCAGTACACACTCCCTCAGCTTCAGCAGCTCCGCACGAAGATCGCCAAGGAAATCGACAAGCGCCAAACGTCGACTAAGAGCGACTTGCTGAAACGCCTCACGAAGATGGCAAAGGAACACGGCCTTTCCCTGACCGACGTCGTCAGCAGCGCCGCGCCGGCAGAGTCAAAGGCCAAGAGCGTCACCGCGAAAGCGCCAATTGCCCCCAAGGAGCCGCTGCCGGCGAAGTACCGGCACCCGAACAATAAGGATTTGGCATGGTCGGGCCGTGGCCGTCGGCCGCAGTGGGTGGACGCATGGTTAGCGCAGGGTGGCTCGCTGGATGGGTTGGAAATCGCTGCGCAGAAGATGGGGAAGAGGAAGGCCCGTGCCGCGGCGCCAGCGGCCGAAGCGAAGGCAGCCAAATTCGAGCAGCAAGCTGAGGCACCGGCCGCCGCTACCGAATGACAGCTTCGTCACTCAGGGCGCGCTCATTCAACCTCTGGCGATGAAACGCCCCCGGAGCGGGGGCTGGGAATGTGGGACCGTCAGTTGCCGTTCGGCGTTGAGGCCACGGCCTGCAGCGACAGGTGTGTCGGGGTGGCGGACACGTCGAGGTCGTTCGCGTTGTGCAGGATGAGCGCAAAGACACCGTCGTGCGGATCGAAGAACTCGCCGAAATCGTCGCCGCCAAACTCGGCGCGCGCCAGTTCCCACCAGTCATCGAACGCATTGACATCCGGATTGCAGCCGACAGCGTAGGCGATGAGCTTCTGGCACCCATCGGGCCTGCGCTCGCCACGCTCGGCGAGGAAATACACGCCCTGATCCTTGACCAGAACGACGCGACATTGGTTGACCACCGCTTCGAGGAGCACGGGCCGCAGCTCGGTACCTTTGAATCGAACAGACATGGATGGGACCTCCGGGGAAAGGAATGAAGGGCCCCCCGTCGAGAGGGCGGGAGGCCGTATGGCGGTCAGTGCTGAACGGACTTGTGGCCGGACAGGCATTGCACGCGGATGCGCCGCCAGTTCCCGTCGTCGATCAACCGTTCCAGGGTCTCGCCGAGAGCATCGAAGAACACCTCATCGACCCGTTCGACGAGCTCGCCGTCGCGGTGCAGTTCCAGCGCGTACAGATCGAGCCCGCGCTCGTACAGCACGGTGACGCGTCCCTGGAACTTCGCCGTGGCCACCGTGAAGCCAATGGCCGGCGGCGTCGCGATGATGTCCTCGGGCAGCGGGTCGACCCAGGTGAAGTCCCGCGCGCCGGCATCCACCAGCAGGTGGGTGATGCGCCGGAAGCCGTCGGGAGCGGGAAACTGCTCCATCTGCTGGATCAGCTAGCTCGGGGCAACGGGGCTCGGGGATAGGCAGCTTCGCCGGCGCGGAACCGAGCACGAGCGTCTTCACCGTGTAGGGCTGGCCGTCGGCGGTGAACTCGATGCGTTCCGCGGGCGTATCCGCGCGCTGCCCGTCGAAGCGGCGTCGGGCGTAGGGTTCGACGTGCACCTTGGTGCCTTCGTCAGGCACCTCGGTCACGAGCGCCCGGTCGAGCACCGCGAACTCGCCCCGCCCCGTCTTGACGATGACGGCCTCATCGGTGGTGGCGATGACCTTGCCCTCGAACGGCTTGGGATCGATGTGGAAGCCCAGTGTCGAAACCTTGGGCTGGCCGTCGAAGATGTTGAACTTGAAGGTGCGCACGTTGGAAGGTACGTGGCCGCGAACGAGCAACGGCATTTGTGCGCAGATGGATTGGGTGTCCATGGGAGACTTCCTTGTGGCAACCAAGGGACTCCCGCCCGCAAGGGAGGTATGTCCCTTGAGGGTAAGGCGGATAGACGCGGCATGCGTCCGACGGAAGAGACGACCAGGGCGGTGAACGGGCTCACCAACCGCTGTAGTTCAGCACCAGATCGGCAATGATTTGGCGGCGCTCCAGATCGAGACCTCCCAGATCGGAAAGCCCCTCGAATCCGCAACGCTTGAGCATCGCGCCACCCTCGCGGGCGTTGTAGAAGCTCACCATTGCGGACAGGAACATGCGCTGGCCGCCGCTGAGGACGTCAAGGGCGTCGTTGAGCATCAGCACCTTGGGGCGCAGATCCCACTTGCTTGTGGCGCGCTGCAGGCCTTCGGGCGTGCCGTCGCCGAACCATTCGGCACCGGCAATTTCCGCACCGCGTTTCCATGCTTCGAAAAATGCCTGCGGTGCCTCGGCGAAATGCCGTTCTTCCGCGGCGATCTGATCAAGTACGTCTTGGGGCAAAGACCGGTTCATGAAATGGCTCCTGGTGAGTGGAAGTCAGGGGTGGAGGCGTTGCTGCCAGCGGCCTGTTGCCAGGGCGTGCTCGGCGGCGTACTGCGAGCGGAAGTACTCGACGGACTCTCGGGACACCGGGCCGTCTTCGTCGGCGGTGCCGATGTAGTGGCCGGCGGCGCTGTGGCGCACCTGCAGAGGCAGGCGCTTGCCCGTGTGGCCAGGGCCAGATAGCCAATGGCTTCGGCACGGGCCTGTGCAGCAATCAGTGGCGTCGATGTGAATGCAAGAGACATGGGGCTCTCCTGGTTGAAAGACCGGGAGCCCTACCCCCAAGACGGGAGCGGATACCTCCCGAGGGGTTGAAGGAAGAAGCATCGGCGTCGGGAATAAGCTCATCCGCGGTGGGCGATGCGAAGCGGACTGGTTCGATCCACGCGGCGAATCGCGTTGCAGCCTTGAAGATCGGAGCTGCCAGGGTATGGTGCTGACGACCGTCAGCAGCGCATGACCGCAGGATGGACGCGACGCATCGCTGGCGTCTTTGGGGAATGCGCATTGCACAAGGGCCGCTTTGAGGCAGCGCGACACCGATCAGGATCAAATAAAGACCAACAGGCCGAAGGCCCTTGAGCCTTCAGCCGGAGAAGAGAGAAACCACCTGTGGGCTGTGGCAGTCCCGGCCGTCGTCAAAGCCGCTCGCTGCGTCAGCAATCGCACCCGACCCGTGTCGTGGCTGGGGTCGACATCCTTCGGCACACATCCGCGCACAAAGGGAGCCCGTTGTTCCACCGGCGGGCACCGGCACCGAATACCGTCGACCCGAGGGGTCTCCTGACGGCTCGCCACAGCACAGGTCAGCCAGACGTCAGGAGACCGCTCGTCATCGACGGAAGCATCTCGATCAACGGAGTCGCGGCAGACGCGATTCGCAGAGGAACCGCCTTCTCGTCTCGCTGACCCGTCGCGGGGCAGAGAGACGCGCACACCGTTGCAGAAGGAGGCGTGTGCTGGGGAATCCCGCGGGGTGCGGGAAGTCGGCCCCGCCGTTCGGAACGGTCGGCGTGGCGAGGGGATTCGTCGGCGTCAGGATGCCTTGCGGGAAGCCCGCTGCTTGCGCGGCGCTTCGCGCTTGCCAGTCGAAGTGTCGACCGGCAGCGTTCCCTTGCAGTCCGGGTAGCGGTTGCACGACCAGAAGGCACCGCTCTTGCCCGTGCGCTGGCGCATCTGCGCGCCGCACTGGGGGCAGGACGGAGATGGTGGCAGCTTGATGGCGAGCGTCACACCGCGGTACTGCTGCACGAGCTGGGCCATCCAGGCGGATTGCTTGGCGATGAAGGTATCCAGCGTCATCTGGCCGGCCTCGATCATGTCCAACGCCTGCTCCCAGACCGCCGTCGTGCCCGGATCGGCAATGGCGGCCGGCACGGTGTCGATCAAAGTGAAGGCGGCATCCGAGGCACGGATGGCACGGCCCTTCTTCAGCAGATAGTCGCGCCCAAGCAGGCCGCTGATGATGTTGGCGCGCGTGGCTTCGGTGCCGATGCCTGTCGTGTCCTTGAGCTTCTGCTTCTGGCGCGGGTCGGTGACGAGCCTGGCGACGCCCTTCATGGCCTTGACCAGTTCGCCCTGCGTGTAGGGCTTGGGCGGCAAGGTCTTCAGCGCCTTCAGATCGACATGGCCGACCTGGCAGGACAATCCTGCTTGCAGTGCCGGTAGCACCTGGCTGCGCTGGGCGTCGTCGCCATCCGCATCGCCTTCCTCCTGCGCCGACAGTACCTGGCGCCACCCGGCCACAGCGATCTGCTTGCCCACGGCATGCAGCGACTGCCCGCCGCACGCGAACTGCGCCACCGTCCGGTCGAACTCGTGGTGGGGCAGGAACTGCGCCAGGTAATGCGCGCGGATCAGTCGGTAGACGGCCAGTTCCTTGTCGTTCATCGCCGAGAGGTTGGCCGGTTCCAGCGTCGGGATGATGCCGTGGTGCGCCGTGACCTTGCTGTCGTTCCAGGCGCGCGAGCGCTGAGCCGGGTCCAGGCGGTCGATCAAGGGGCGCAGGCCGGGATCGGTCTTGACCAGGCTGTCGAGAACGGTCGGCACCTCGGCCAGCATGCTCTCGGGCAGGTAGCCGGAATCCGAGCGTGGATAGGTCGTCGCCTTGTGCGTCTCGTACAGCGCCTGGGCGATGTCCAGGGTTTCCTGCACTTCCAGGCCCAACTGCTTGGAACACACCTCCTGCAGCGTGCCCAGGTCGAACGGCAGCGGCGGACCTTCGCGCACGCGCTCCGTCTCGACCGACACCACCTGGGCGCTGCCGGCGGCGCGCATGCGGTCTGCGGCCTGCTGGGCGACCGGCTGTTGCAAGCAACGGCCAGCATTGTCCATACACCCCTGCGACGGCGTCCAACTTGCGATGAAGGATTGGCCGGCATGGGACAGCGTGATGTCGATCGCCCAGAACGGCACCGAGACGAAGCTCGCAATCTCGCGGTCGCGATCCACCACCAGCTTCAGTGTTGGCGTCTGCACCCGGCCCACCGACAGCACACCGGTGTAGCCAGCCTGCCGTCCCAGCAGGGTGAACAGCCGGCTCAGGTTCATGCCGATCAGCCAGTCGGCACGCGAACGGGCCAGGGCCGAGTAGTACAGCGGCAGCGTCTCGGCCGACGGCTTCAGCGCGCCCAGTGCCTTGCGGATCGACGCATCGTTGAGCGCTGACAGCCACAGCCGCTGGATCGGCCCGCGGTAGCCGCACAACTCGATGATCTCGCGGGCAATCATCTCGCCTTCGCGGTCGGCGTCGGTGGCGATCACCAGCTCGCTGGCTTGACCGACGAGCTGCGTGACGATCTTGAACTGCGTGGCGGTCGCAGCCTTGGGCTCGACACGCCAGCGCTCGGGAAGGATGGGCAGTTGCTCGAGAGTCCAGCGCTTGTAGCGCTCGTCATAGCCCTCGGGCGGAACCGCTTCGACCAGATGACCGATGCACCAGGTCACCACGACACCCGCGCCGCTGTAGCAGCCGGAACCACGCTGGCCAGCCCCCAGCACACGGGCGATGTCCTTGCCTTGCGAAGGCTTCTCGCACAGGAACACGCGCATGCTGAAGCCTCCTCGGGAATGTGCGGTTCATCAGATGGACGACAGCATGGCTGGGCCAGGTGAGACCGGCCGCAAGGAAGCCGGACGGCATGGACACCGATTTGTGATCGGCTGGGGAATCGCTGCCGCGGCCGTATGCACGGATCGCGGCGGTATGAGAGGCGGGAGATTGGTGTCGGGAGGGCGACTGGAACTCGGTGGACCGCAGTGGAACTATCCCCAGGGGATAGCCCGCTGGTGCATGGCGGGCGTCTGACGGTTGCTACAGCCGCCCGCGATGATCGGCTACTGGCCCCCGGCCGGTTTGGCGCCGAGCATCACCGTCTCGATGCGATACGGCAGGATGCCGACGCGCCGGGCTTCGATCTTGAAGGTGACGCGCTCGTTCTCGTCGGCGTCCTCCCATTCGTCGCGCACGGTACGGCCTTCGACCAGAACGCGCATGCCTTTCTGGTACAGCGACTGCCAGTGCTCGGCATCGCGGTGCCACAGCTCCACCGGCGCCCAGAAGCCGCCGCGGTCCTCGTACTCGCCATCCCTCTTCGGGATCGGATTGTCGAAATAGACGTTCAGCCGCAGCAGCCTGCGCGGTTCGTCATTGCCGTTGGGGAATTCGCGGTAGTCCGGCGCAGAACCGATGTTGCCCTCGCCGACGAAGTGCGTGCTCATGGTGACTCCTTGGGGGTGGAGGGAATGGATGCGACATGCCCATGGGCACGCCGCAGATACGTCGCCTCGGCCCGCGCCATCCTGCTGGCGCATTCCAGGGCGTGGCGGGCGATGCTGTGGGTCAGGCTGATCTGCATGTTCAGCGCGATGCGCTGCAGTTCGATCGCATACAGGTCGTCGATCAGCGAAGCCGATGTCGCGGGGCGCGCAAGCAGCGCCTCCCACAAGGCCACGCCCATGGCCGAGCGGTCGAGGTTGCGCCAGCGCAGGAAGGTCGTCCCTGCGCCAGTCGCCTGCTGGGCCAGGTGCACATCGAGCACGCTGAAAGGATAGGCCCGCGCCTGCGGTAGCACCTGCCGTTGTGCCAGGGCGATCAACTCGTCGCGCAGCGCCATGCACTGGCTGGCCCAAGTCTCCAGACTCCCCTTACCTTTAAAAGGCTGTAAAAGGCCTTTTAGGTAGCCGGCGTGTTCCAGCCGCTGGAAGTCCGCCTGTCCCAGCGGAATGAAGCGCGCCGGACGGCCGGAAGAAGAAGGTGCCGTCATGCCTTGGCGTCCTCGTCTTGCGCCGTGGTGTCGGCTGCGCCATCGGTGAGGCCTGGCTCCGATGCGTCAGCGGACGGTACCTCGGGCCGGTTTCCCCGTCGCGCGATGGGTGGCGCAAAGCGCGAACGGCGCGTGCCTTCGAGCACGTCCTGCGGCAACTCGCCAAACTTCTCCTGTGCCGCCCGCGCCGCGGCGCTCTTCGCCGCGAAGTCGTCGCGCGTCGTGCCGGAGTAACGGTACTGCTGTGCCAGGGCGAACAAGCTGCGCAGTGCATGCGCACCGTCGTTGAGCCAGCGCTCCAGCGTGCTGCGGTCGATCAGCGCGGTGTGGTGCGCCAGGATCAGCTTGCGCGCCAGATCGTCGTAGTCGGCCAACAGGTATACCGCCATGAAACCGAGCTGCGCATTCACAAACAGCGGCAGCTTGACCGGCTGCACGTTCATGTTCTCACCCAGGGACAGCGCTGGCGGCACGTCGGACAGGGCTTGCTCCACCTGTTCGCGCAAGGTCTGCAAGCGGGTCTTCGTATCGGCCAGCTTGTCCTCGATGCGCAGCATCCACCAGTCCGAGTAGGGATCGTCCTGCTCGGCGCCGCGCTTCATCTTGTTCATCACGCTGAGGTAGCCGTTGAGGCCGATGATGCCGGGGCGCCCCTCGGTCGGTGCGCGACCGTGCCAAATACGAGAGGCATGATGCGTATGCATCGTCAGCGACATCGCGCTGCGCAGCGATCCGAGATTCAGTTGCAGGGGTTCGTTGGCCATGGAGACGACTCGCGGGGAATGAATGTGTCGCCAGCATCGGCATCAGGCGGAAGGCTGTCAGTCATCAAACCGCCGCCGGTGTCCGCCCGGTTTGCCTGATGCGGAAGGCCGCCTGTGCCGGCTATCCCCTGGGGATAACGCGGAAGGCAAAGCAAGGCATGAGCTGCTGGCACAGCGTCATGCAATGTCGTCGCGTAAGGCTATGTCTCTCGTGCCCTGAACCAAGCGGCACGCCGACCATCCACATCGCGGTAGCGAAGCTCGAACAGGCGGGACTCATGCACCACCTGGCGCCAACTGCTGCATCCATATTTGGCGGGCAGTTGCTCGGGATGCCGTTCGGAAATCCACCGTCCGGCCGCGGCGACGGGCGTCCATCCCTCGACGGCCAGTTCCCCGGCCGCCTCGCGCAATGCGCGAACGATGCCGGCCGCCGGCCAATCCACCGTTCCGTCCGGTGCAATGCCGTTGACCACCAGGTCGTGAAACACATCCGACTGGACGAACTCCGCCGCCAGGCTGCGCGCCTGATCCATGTGTTCGGCCCAACCACGCAGTTGCTCGAAATGCTGATCGATGCGGGTGTAGGCGGTGGTCAGCGCATCGTGCGCGGTGTGGCACCCCTTGATTGTCCAGAGGTCGTGCTGGTCGATGAAGTGGTGTACCAGGGCATTGCGCAGCGACACCAGATCCTTGAGGTCGGCCTGCGTCCTGACGTAGTCCTCCGCAGACAGGCTCAGTTGCACCCGCGTGCGAAATGAAATCACGTCGGCGGACAGGTCCGGGCCCTTCTCGCTGACGTCACCGCCCTCCGTGACGACATACGATCCGAACAATTGACCTACCAGCGTACCCAAGGTCTTGGTCGCCGTGTCCTCGATGCGCTCCGCACGAATGGCCTCCAGTGAATGCGCAGGCCCCGAAATGTCATGATGGGCCACGATGGCCTTCATCAGGCGTTCGTATTGCTGAAGGCGCAACACGCAGCGGCCCAGCAGGCGCTGAACTTCTCGCTGCTGTGCCTGAAGTTCGTCATCGCTCGCGGGGCGGTGGGCTCCGGGGTGCAGCAATCCTGAGTCCAGACCATGCGGGTCGGAAGCCGTCGAAGGTATTGCTTCAGAGATCAGGTTCATTTGTGCCATCAGGCAGCAGTTTCGCCCATGGGACAACAGGGAGCAATCAAGAACGGAAGGAAGGCAGCCTGTGCCGGCTATCCCCCGGGGATAGCCCAGTCGATCAGGGATCGCGCATCATCGACCGCAACTGCGCCAGGTAAGCGCGCGCCATCTCACGGTCGGGGCCATTGGACGCAGCAGGTGACGACGGCGCAGGAGCCGTGGCTCGAGGCGGTGGCGGCACTGGGCTGCCTTCGCCCGCCCAGGCCTTGAACTCCCCGCGAATCGCCTTCTGGATGATGCCGAATAGGTAGCCAGCCGGATTGCGCACCGTGCCGCCGCGGCAGCGCGCCGCCCACTCGTCGAGCACCGCCTGCCGCTGGGCTTCGTCCACCTGCTGCAGAGCGATCAATGCACCTGCCTGCTGCTCGTCCTTCAAATTCAGGAAGCGCTCAGGCAGGCGCAGGTTCTGCAAGGCCTTCGCGCGCGGTATTGTACATACTTCATTTATACGATCCTTACGTACGGTACGGTCTTCCTTCGGATTCCGAAGAGAGCCGTCCGGCGCGGGTTTTGGTCCTGCTCCGGATTCCGAAGACGGGTGTTCTGCATTCCGAAGCAAGCCCTCCCTGCCTCCTTCGGAATCGTGATCGGTGCCATCCTGTGGATAAGTCTCTGGCATCCAGCCATGCCGGACCATGCGCTGCGCGAGCACCTGCAGGCGTGTCGGCAGCATGCGACCGCTGAGCAACGGGTCTTCGGCGATTTCCTTCAGCGTGTGTATGCCGACGATCTGCACCGCCTTGGCGGCATGGGTGAGGGCCTGGCTCACCAGACCCAAGTAGTCGGGGTCGAGTTGCATCGCCTCGAAAGGCGTCAGCGGTTCGTCGTGCAGAACATAGAGGTTGCCCAGGATGCGGCCGGTCTTCGGATCGCGCCGTCGCCGCACCAGACTCAACCAGCGCGTCAGCCGCAGCAGCGTCAGGGCACGCGCGACGGTTTCGTGCGATGCCAGCGCCGCGCACGGCATCGACGCCAGGTAGGGCCGCAGCTGGTCGTAGGTCGGGAACGCGGTCACGCCGTCGTCGTTGAGCTGCAGGCGGAACACCTGCCAAGCGTTGCGCTCCAGCGGCGTCAGGCGCCGGTCGAGAAACAGCGCCCGCGGCACGCTCTCGTGGCGGTTGCCGCTGTAGAGGAATCCATCGGCGGCGGGCGCCGAGGCTTGGCTTGATCGTGGGTCCGGTGCCAGCTCGCGCAGCGCATCGTCGAACAACGCCGACAGCACCAAGGGACCATCGCGCCGTGGCGCGCCGCCCGTGGCCATGGACTACACGACTCCCTGGTCGATCCAGTTCCGAATCGCCGCCCAGATCACCGACATCGGCAGCATCAGGGTTTCGGCGAGGTCCATGGTCAGCGCCAGCATCGCCACGTCGTCGTCCAGCGCGATGTGACGCTCGGTGATACCGGCCTTCCAGTGCTCCCACAAGGCAGCGTCCTGCACCTCGTCCAGCACCGGATGCCGCCCCTTGCGCTTGGGCAACCCGAGGATGTCGCGCCGTAGGGCGACTTCCTGATGCGTGAGGCCGTAGAAGCGGCTCACCATCTCCGTGCTCGCACCCAGGCGCA is drawn from Azoarcus sp. DN11 and contains these coding sequences:
- a CDS encoding STY4528 family pathogenicity island replication protein produces the protein MATGGAPRRDGPLVLSALFDDALRELAPDPRSSQASAPAADGFLYSGNRHESVPRALFLDRRLTPLERNAWQVFRLQLNDDGVTAFPTYDQLRPYLASMPCAALASHETVARALTLLRLTRWLSLVRRRRDPKTGRILGNLYVLHDEPLTPFEAMQLDPDYLGLVSQALTHAAKAVQIVGIHTLKEIAEDPLLSGRMLPTRLQVLAQRMVRHGWMPETYPQDGTDHDSEGGREGLLRNAEHPSSESGAGPKPAPDGSLRNPKEDRTVRKDRINEVCTIPRAKALQNLRLPERFLNLKDEQQAGALIALQQVDEAQRQAVLDEWAARCRGGTVRNPAGYLFGIIQKAIRGEFKAWAGEGSPVPPPPRATAPAPSSPAASNGPDREMARAYLAQLRSMMRDP
- a CDS encoding DUF2857 domain-containing protein; translation: MSSPHPLNQAVIAQALHDLRNGQLRRCKAMGFGDEELDALKHPALVSVLVNATVSWCSVSVNREVLKRLLNQVHDVEQEIATVDRMLRLGASTEMVSRFYGLTHQEVALRRDILGLPKRKGRHPVLDEVQDAALWEHWKAGITERHIALDDDVAMLALTMDLAETLMLPMSVIWAAIRNWIDQGVV
- a CDS encoding OST-HTH/LOTUS domain-containing protein, with translation MKAIVAHHDISGPAHSLEAIRAERIEDTATKTLGTLVGQLFGSYVVTEGGDVSEKGPDLSADVISFRTRVQLSLSAEDYVRTQADLKDLVSLRNALVHHFIDQHDLWTIKGCHTAHDALTTAYTRIDQHFEQLRGWAEHMDQARSLAAEFVQSDVFHDLVVNGIAPDGTVDWPAAGIVRALREAAGELAVEGWTPVAAAGRWISERHPEQLPAKYGCSSWRQVVHESRLFELRYRDVDGRRAAWFRARET